TGCAAGATCCACATCAAGCAGTCATTATCAACGTGGaatttctgctgccatctgaaaCGTAATATAAGATTAACCTTTAGTATCATCTAGGATAGCCTCAGGCTGAATCACTCATGTAAAATGTATttaggtcgctctgaaagtagtgtCTTGTATATATTTCCAcggaaactgcaacagatacaaagagcacaataacactgtttgattCACAAGATTCAATTCCCAGacagaaaacactatttttcaacacagtcagcACCGTGAGCTaagcgatgaacaagagcctgaatgctgcactcataaaatctgcatggccatctggaaaGAGGcttgtatttcacatttctgtcaCCACGGTTGAAATGCACCATtcagtgcctcactgtgcttgcatccactgtttggtctccataaacattcagcaagcgtcaTTGAATGTCtgtgggtaccatttttttctgcatggaggaatgcAATGACACACCTCCGTTTCAtatgcactcccatgtcagatgccattttgtcagactgcccctctgctgccatctgttgcacaacCGAATGTAAtgggatgttggtgggaaggttcaacctccaccgccataccaccaacatccgcaTCTGACATCACAggccaacatagtaaaatattacttttggagcagtcctcgTATTAGACAGTAGTTGCAAAGTTTACAAGAACTGTGCTGCAATATGTTATCCAACTCTCTAGCACATTAGAAGGGgcaaaaaaaagacagcttgaGCCAAAATGGAAAGTATTGCAAGCCTTGCgaaatattaataaacaaatattatttctacAGCACTATAGCTGTAGCTGTTTCACTTCATAATctgatagggaaaaaaaaagtgctgacaCGCTTGGAATGCTCAGCTGAAAGTTTCAGCTCCAAAACTGAGCTCTTTTAGAATAACACAGTCCTGTCTGGCAGCAAATACAGGGATTTTGAACATTATTCCTCCTCTCATCACTGTGTAAAAAAACAGTAGGATATAAAGATCGTTTGTTGAAAGAACTAGTTCAACATTACACgttaatataattttatgtGACAAGCAAAGAAACGTGAATAGGTTAGAGCCAGTATTTTTCGACATTCTCCTCAAGACCATGAAgtaaagaacagtaaaaaatatatatatatgtatatatacatatacacctacacacatattaaaaaaaaaagcaagaacagaCAACAGAAGCTGGGGgaaattaaattcattaaatTCATGAAAGCACTAAAACAGCTGTACAGCACTGACTCACTACGTGGAAAAGCTTTTGTGTGTGGAAGACAGGTCTTTCAGTTAGGTTTGAAGTCTGCGAAAGCTAATCAAAACCCCTTTTCAAAGACCAGAGTATACTCTACTAGTTCAGTAATAGGTAAACATGGCTGCACTTGATTTGTGAACTCCCTTCAGGAATCGCATCCTTAGGAGTCTTCAACACATGCTACCACGAATTTTCTACTAACTTAGGTTAGGTGgtcaaaaatatttatccttCTTTTGAGTTTGTTATTGTTTGCTATAGAAAGAGTCAGTAGCATAGCTACTAAGATTGTCTAACTTGAGACGGCTTTACATTTGTCAAATATTTACAGGGCAGGTGGAAAAAGGAAGGATGGGAAATAACAGGCAATATATATCTAGGCTATTTATATTCTCTAAGGAGAACCTTAAGATGACAAATACTTTCCCAGGACTGCATTGCTGAAGAGCTTTATCATCACCAAactttggaaaatgaagtgaaagTTTGgtgtaagatttttttaaacatcttagatgattctgtgaaaattacTGAGCTTAGAATCCACCCAGATGTATTCAAGCTAAAGTCTTTGGAGTGGAGGggaatgaaaatcaaaatgaatacaAGGAGAGCACTGCACTTAACAGCTTTAAGGGTATGTGTACCTTGAGCAGCACAATCCACTATGTCTATAGAGCAAAATAGTGTATTTCATAGCAAAGACAAAATTTGTACTTCAAGTTCAGCAAAAGATTGTCAAGTGGACTCAGGAATTTAAATAACCTTTGAGAGTTGACAAGACTCTTCTATTTTAGAGGACAAAAGGGGGAAAACATTATTAATTCAGCAATCTATCAAATTAAGCTTACATCTATTCaaatttctgcaatattttcttATGAATTTAAAACAGATTATGTGCAAAACCATGCTTTCCAAATGCAGGCTTTGCTTACCATTCAAACAGAAGAGGACAGTGGTAATATGATGTctattttcaaagattttagCGGCAGGAAAAAGTGATTAAGAACATAACAGACAGACAATAAGAGGTGCAGCAGAGAAGTGGTTCTAATCCTAAGAAGATACATGGTAGACAATTGAGCCAAACAaaaagccaatgggatgaagaCCATCCAGAACAATGAAGAAGTGTTGGTGAATACCAAATATATTTGACAAAAACAGAACtacagaatattctgagttggaatggacccacAAAGATTATCGAAACCAACTCCTGGCTTCATGCAAGAACAATTATGTAAACTGGGCCATTAAATGCATTGAGTCAATGGTTTGTAGGTGCCTACTGTAACCACATGCCTTGGTTAccatgaatgaaaaataactcaGATTCTCTTTCCCATCCTACCCATCATTCCAAAGATATcctcaggttaaaaaaaaaaaaaattggaatggAAAATAGAGAAAGAGGCAATAGTAGAAGAAACAATGAAACGAGGCTTAAAGTTGGCAACCTTTCATGCATTCTAGATTCATCCACATTTGTGCAATTTTTACACTGGTGGAAGTGATCATTTAACATAATGGACAAAGTGGGaacttctccctccctccaggAGGATAGTTTGACAAATGAACTTTACTGTCACGTTTCCCATCTCAGGATCCCAGGAAGTTCCCATCTCCAGTGAGGGAATGCAGATCTTAAGAAGTAATCATAACAAATTACAAGAAACCCTGAAAGTTACTTCTTGatgcatttaatttctcttgAGATGTTCTAAGATCTAGAGTATTACAAAGTGTGAGGTATACATAATAACAGGACTAACACTATTTTCCAGTTGGAACAGGTAAAAATGGGTTACAAAATACTAGgaaaagcaataacaaaaaatacaaatgatctTATCCAGTCATATTATCAGTTGCAAATCCAAAATTCTGAAACCCTTGAAAATCAGTCCCAGGAAAAGTTCATGGTTGCTTTTTCAGAACAAGGACATTCTGGCTCTAGGAGACTAAAAGTGGAGGAACCTCCCATGCCAAACCTCTACTTGATCTTCGTCAACAGAAAGATAAATTGCATCCTTGATGCATGCACAGAAGTGACCTGGGTAACACTGCTCCCTTAGGACTTGTCACTGGGAGGTTTCTTCTTAgcttccacatctttcttgaaaTCTTCAAGCTTCTTTGCAATGTTAGGAAtctttaaagacaaaaacaagaaagaaacaaaactaaacaacaacaacatgaTTTATGTGATCTCAAAGAGTAGGTAAGATCATACcataaaaacagcaagaaattctAAAAAGTTTAAACCACTTTCTAAAAGATGCTTGCTTCTGGGATCTACTAATTTTCATAGAGGTTAAAAGCATTAAGCAGATGGCAGAGGAAAGTACCCCACCTGGgcttcaggaaatatttttgaacaggCAGATTGTTTGGAAAAAAGTCAGCCAGTAttgaggagaaaaggaggaggagaagaaatcaCTTCAGAGGAAATTCCTTAAGATCAGTCTGGCTTTCTCACTGACAGGATGAACTGCCAAAGAATAAATGATTCCAACGCTGATGTATAGGCATCGTAATGAATTTGGAAGGAAAGGTAGATTGCACtatgctaataaaaaaaaaccaacccataacacaaaacaaaaaaaaaaacccaaaagacagaaaagatgtTCAAGAACAGCAAATATCTTCCAAAGAAATTTGTGAAGCAATATATCTCTTGATCCATTTTGCGGACACCAAAATTCCCCAGTGGGGAAGTTTACTGCATTGAAAATTGGCAACCTTACGCAGTTTCATACTTGAATGAAAATTCAATTTATCGCTTGTGAACTTCaagttttcagctttcttttgcaaataaaagcattttgacaAAGAAATCAGTCAGCATAAAccacttggggaaaaaaacccacaaaattttTAACGTTGAGGACAGACTCACAACTCGAACTTAAATTGAGAAGCAACAACACAGGattttggacttgatgatccccatgggtcccttccaactcaggatattcctGTGATTTTATAAGTTAACTGAGTAAATGAATGCAAGTGAACATTTTCATTggtatttataaagaaaatcagGAATATTTACTTCACTCATGCCCTGATCATACAGCAGAATATTCAATTCAAACAAATTGCAGTCATTTGGTTGGATTGTTTGAGAGTGACAGTACAGAAAATGTCAGAAGTTTATCTCTTCCCTTTtgagaaagcaaaattaaaagctCAACCCATAACAAGCCCGACATCTACAATAAAGCAAGAGAAGACCACTGCTATCAGCAGAATTATCCATGTGCTTATAACTAAGCACAGTTGTACATGGTTGCAGAATTAGGACCTCATTAACACAAGTTCACCTTAGATGCaatctaagaaaaatatttttgataccAGCAATAAAATTACCATTTTAATACTTCAAGTCATAATACCTCCAGTGAACCATTTCCTCCAAATCAAAAGCAGAAGTCCCCCTCTTGTGGCAACGTATTATTAGTGCTTccagaaaaacactgcattGTGTTTACAGCACATATTGAtacacaatattttcttttgaccACGTTTCcgtaacttttaaaaaacacatattggaaagaaacagcagactattattattgttactgGATTGACTAGACAGGAAGCATCACAAAATTTTGCCTCAGAGTAGTGGACAAAACATAAGAATTCTGCTAGTAAGATGACTTGAGTACTGAATATGAGAGACATAAATGTcagagacttaaaaaaaaaaaaaatacacctgGTGAGACTTAAGCTTTAGTCTGGTATAgattacaaaataaaaggaaacaactTCATGTTAAATTTTACTCCTTTAGCCTGCAAGTAGCCAAGTGGGACTGATACATCAAAGGATTCTATCTCTATATATGCCTAGCTACAATAACTGTGCTCTAGAATTATTTGAGGGTCTAATCATTACTTCCTCACAGATGAGATAGCAAGGAGATAGATGTTTTGGTTCCATTTAAATTTGAGTTCATCTGTAACTAAAGTTAGTACAATTTGTATTCCATTCGAATCCAGTAAAAACATCAAGATAAAGACTGATTTGATTTTGATTGAGGGAAAACATTCTTATATTTTCAATTCAAATTAACTTCAACTCTGAGAATACAAGGATACATACATCGTAGTTCTGAGCCAGATACATCCCAACCACATTGCCAAGAGTAAAAccaagctgaaaagaaaagaagagaatagTTAGTGTCCTTCTATCAAAAGCCCTTTggttaaaatgaaaactaaaaacatttgaaaactgaaggaaTTTCAATTCCAGTCATACTTTTGCATCTTTCTTCCAAGGAGATAAAATTTTACTCAACCACCTCACCAAGAAAACCTTATAATAATTTCCAAAATAAGGCACAATTGTATTTTAAGTATGTCTCCAAGACTGTTTGGATAAGCCTATGATCATCTTTGTCTGCAAAATTCTTTACAAACCTACAAAGGCAGTAACTCCCATCAGAGTGGAAAAGTACAACTACACAGCAGCAGGGGCCCACGTAACTCAAAGATCATGATCCACAGCTGAAAATCCTACAGCAATACCTCAGTAAAACAACATTCTGCGCTACAGAGGGAAGGACAGGCCACAGAATGATTCAACACATTAATAATACAAGTAACAGAGCTGAAATTTTAGAACAGAAAGATACTTTAAAAGGTGCTTCCCCCTCAACTTGAACTCATACAGAACTGCACTGTCACTGAGGGGCAGTTCCTCATCCCTCTCCACTTTGCTCCAGGGCTTTActgttgctgcttctcttctgtaacACCAGCAACTCTGCACCTCCTAGATAAGTTTTCAGACAAATCTGCTCTGATCTAAGGCAGGAAAGCACCGTTGGTTGGAAGCAGGTACAACTACTTTTGACAAAAAAACTTGCCGTTGCTTAAAGTTTGGCTGTGAAACTGCGACCTGGAAGGAGAGCAAGAGCAAAATGGAAGCACAGTTCCTGTTCCATACCCCTCCTTGCCAGCTGAAGAAAATCCTTAAATGTAACATCACTttgggaggaaaataaattcctttcttcAAAGAGGGACTATATGGTTTTCAGTCAGGAGCTCCAAATGGTTCTGGATAATTAATTGTTACATTCCTCAATAAGGACATACTATCCTATGAAAGCTCCTTTTGACAGTTTTGGGAGACTACCAATGCTGTGCCTCCATTCCAGTTCTATTTAAGAATATTATTATTGCTTATGGTCACTTATGCTGccaaaataagaatattttaagaaaattaaaaaactaCTGTCCACAACAACTTTACCATCACATCTGAGTAGACATCTTTTCCATGCCCAAAACAGGATacagaacatttcattttttcagtgactCAGACTCCACAAATATCAGTGCTGAAACCTAGCtgcataaaacaaaactttgttGAAAGCTGCCCCATGAGCCACAACTGcaataaattcagtattttcttgcaCGGATTTTTGATCTTATTATCTGTTTATAATTACTTTTCAAGAAGCTGAGTGTTTACAATTTAAGAAGAATCACTGTTCTATTTGTGTATACTGCAATGGTTGTAGTTTGCAGTTGCAGTTTTAATAGTTAGTTAAATAAGTACTTTGGAAGACATTACTAATCGTTGCACCGGGTATACTAGACTTACAATTTCTCTTGATGTAGTGTATCACTCTAACAAGTTTCCTCAGCCTCTAGCATACATATCTTTGTTTGGGAATTCACTTGAAAACACAAACCAAGTCCTTGCTTATAAGCAGGCTTCTGGGCTTTTACCCTAGAATATTTCCAAGGATGGGTCAACTACGTCATATTCTACCAGATGACAGGCCTTATTCAGTACAGATGGTGCTGACATTAGCATTCCCCTTAAGTGTATGCCTTTATCGATAAGTCCAGCATTGCATTCAAAAGCAAGCTACCCAGTTATGTTCACTTTAATAATTAACAATTCAAGCAGAGGGAAAAGTCTCACTATTCAGACTTCTATAATTTGGACTGCAAAAAAATATAGCCAATTAAAATGTGCATGTTAATTAGCAACAACAAAGCTGATGAAAGTTCAGGGTCTTCCAATACGCAGAATTTGAAGTTGCATTTTaagcaaatgtttattttatgcttAACTCTGGGTAACAAAAATGTAAGGTTGTTAAGATTATCCCTTTATCTCCCTGCAACAGCCCTAACAAGGAACAACAAAAGTCAAACACCCAGTCTACAcccaaagaggaagaaaattcagaactAATGTATCACTTGTCAAACTTTCAGGCATTAATTGAGAAGCCATAATAAGAGGCTTCCATCTagcaactggaagagaaaaagaaaaaaaagaaagaaagaaagaataaacattAGCAGCAAGCAGTAGAGTTGATAAATACAGAAACTTTAAGGGTGACTCTGTATATTTACTGTTACTGAGTGTTTTCAATGGAGCGGAGACAGACAATTAAAGACCGCTACAGAAGAGACTGAGGTTTTCAAAACTGCTTGTTGTTCCATTTCGTTTTGAAATTGAGATACAAAATAGCACTTATTTTTTTGATTCATAAAATCGTGCAAGACTCACAAGTTATAAAGGGCCATCTCTTCTATCAACACTGAGTATGGAACTTATTAACCAGCTGATTCAGTCTTCCCCTTTTAAAGATTAAAGGATGTCATTAAGTGTTTGAACACACTGAAAATCTAGAGTAGACCTTCCAATGACTTGCACACCACTAGAATGAAAATGGGGactgtttctgtgctctgtaacagcagagagaagcatcttttattattactttggTCAGGTAATGTATTTTTGAACTTGTCAGTGAAAATCCCAGCATTAAATAACTAATTAAGAGCAGGCAGGCATCAAACCTCAGACATCCagaagaatcacaaaatcattaaggctggaaaagaccactgagatcatcttgtccaacaCCAGTTTAGCTGCACCACacctctcagtgccacatccacacggttcttgagcacctccagggacagtgactccaccacctctctgggcagcctgtaccactgcatcaccactctttctgggaagaaattgttcctaatatccaacctgaacctcctctggtgcaacttaaggccattacctcttgtcctatcactgttcCCTGGGTTAAGAGGCTGACATCCACCTCACATTTAGAAGAACACATagggacagaaaagaaaattaaaatgaaaaaataagtgtCTCATCATTCAACGTTCTTCTGTTGGAGGGGTTTAATGCAAGGCAGTAATGAAGCATTACCACTTGCCTTAACATATATGTAAGAAAACCTGCATCTTCCTGATGCTGAAAATCATCACCCTCATAACAGGAGCAAGGTACATGTACGATGCAGAGAAATTTGAGCAGTAAGAGGATACAACAGCAAGCAAGGAAAATGTGCTGAACCTTAACGACAAACTAAGGGCGGGACTTGGAGAGAAATAAGGCATTAACTCCCCGTTTTCAGAATGACCGAGAAGAACCTCTCTACAGGGCGATGAACCAAAACCGAGCACCCACCACACCACAGCCCGCGGCGGGGGCACGCCCCAGCCCCGCGCTTTCTCGATGTGAGGCCCATCCGGAGCGGgcccctccgccgccgccccgcggcGCAACCCTCACCCCACCACCCCCTcgctccgctccgccccgccGCGAAATGGCGGCGCCGCCACCGCCCGCGGAGCCTCACCACGAACTGCAGCATGGCGTCTGCCTGCCTgactttctgctttccagccGGGGAAGTCAGGCGGGCGGCGGTGGCTCCTCTTCCGGGTCCCGGCCCGCCCTCGCTGCCCTGACGGTGGGGCACGACGAGCTCGGGAGGAGTCACCGCGGTGAGGGTGCGCCCACCAGCGCCCCGAGCTCCGGCCCTGCCTTGATTCTAGACCTCACCCGGAGGGCAGAGCGTAGCGCTTTGGAGGTCCCACACCTTGTCGCTTTTTGAGATAAAAATGGAGCAAAGAGGGCTGCTGGCTACCTCCTTCCATgcgaggggggggggggggggggggggtctggTGGGAGCCATAGAGCCTGGCATTTCTAAGGTGGCTGCTGAGGAGTTGAGTAGGAATCTGAGTATTTATAGCGTGGACAATTTTGAgcggaatcatagaatccttagaattggaagggacctctgaaggccatctagtccaagtTCCCTGGAATGtacagggacaccacagctagatcgGGGCgtgatccagcctcaccttgaaagtctccagagacagggcatcaaccacaacgCTAcataacctgttccagtgcctcaccaccctcacagtaaaagattttttccttatatctacCCTAAATCTgccctccctgagcttgaagaTCTTAGGGAAATGTCAGGGGAATCAGACACTCAGATGCTCATGAAATCATGAACAATTTGGGCTTGGTGGTTTGGGAAATCCGGGCCTCCCATGCTAGAGAACACTGAAACGTTTTCAGATGTGTCAgaataacaaagcaaagaaaggcagCCAGGAGGAGAGAGGGCTGGGGTGCCTAACAGCAGCCCTCAGGGCCTACAAGGGGGTTGTAGGTAGAGCCAGACCATTCACAGCTGTTTGGAAGAGAGAGCAGGGACAAGTTGAAACAAGAGGCCTGAATGGGATTTAAGGACAGACTGCTGCCTGATGAGGGCAGGGAGTGGCAGAGATTGTGCCATCCCCATTCTTTGAGGTTTCCATCTCGAgagtggcaaccctgtccacagaaaggagctgggacctgggtgatctttaaggtcctatccaacccaaaccattctatgattcaagaCCTGGCTGGGTAAAACCCTGAGCAATCCAGTCGGAGCTCAGAACAAATCCTGCCTTGAGCTGGAGATGAGGCTGGGGCCTTTCTGAGGCCTCCTCCCACCTGAATCATCCAATCACATATGATCTTAGAAGAGCTTTCAAAAAgtctttgttcctttctttttttttgcttttttttttccctgctcacacaattaaaaaaatgaagaatagttGTCCTTTGTAAAACACcctaaatttaatttctttttaaggcTACACTAAATTAGTTGAGATTTGGGCAGCAAATGTCAGACACAGTCGTCCTGCTGAAAGTCAGTAAAAATTTGGAGACAACAGCAATGTAccagaaatctatttttttacATGacatttcagatgaagaaaaggaatgaacaacaacaacaacaaaataaacaacaaaaaccatgTGGCTATTGTGAAAccattgggggaaaaaaaatcaacaaaaaccGCGTGGCTATTATGAAACCACTGGGCACCTCTACTCTGAAACAAAGTCAACTCTGTCCCCACACTAGTTTCAGGAAATCTCAAATGTTCTCATCTAATTAGAAACTGAGTAGCAAGCTTTCTTCCCAGAGCAGGAACCTGCGTGAAGTAAAAAAGCATCTTCCATCCACTTTAgggaaggaagcacagaaagatACTAAGTAACGTCTTTGTTGGGACTGGTGACACTAGCAAGGAGCCCGGCAAGGGGCAACTTCCAGGCTGTTACTGAGCTGCATTTCCCTCCTTGGATCAGAGCTGGTGTCTGGCAATAGCAAGCAGGGATTCATGTCAGTGTAGCACAAGAGCCAGGACTGGATTCCTTGCTTCCTCGAAACTTTCTTTGTCCGCCTTCT
The Numida meleagris isolate 19003 breed g44 Domestic line chromosome 1, NumMel1.0, whole genome shotgun sequence genome window above contains:
- the C1H7orf73 gene encoding uncharacterized protein C7orf73 homolog, which produces MLQFVLGFTLGNVVGMYLAQNYDIPNIAKKLEDFKKDVEAKKKPPSDKS